The Lonsdalea populi genome window below encodes:
- the flgJ gene encoding flagellar assembly peptidoglycan hydrolase FlgJ, translating to MKLDNTSSVDQASAAYDVKSLNKLRNDAVKNEPSALKNVARQVEGLFVSMMLKSMRSALPQEGLLSSDQTRLYTSMYDQQVAQDLSAKGLGLADMMVKQLSRNANEPIGNGVGTTPMPVSKDDFLTSSAFPPALMGEFLKRTNQDGERSTKAAPELPPSSEDFTNHLSMPSMIASLKTGIPHHLIMAQAALESGWGKREITTSDGKPSHNLFGVKAGSNWDGKVTEIMTTEFENGRAYKVKEKFRVYDSYLDSINDYISLLTDNARYKGVVNANSAESAAYELQRAGYATDPRYGDKLVQIIGQIKNTTEKAVKAYTHDISNLF from the coding sequence ATGAAACTCGATAACACGAGTTCGGTCGACCAGGCGTCCGCAGCCTATGACGTCAAGTCGCTGAACAAGCTGCGTAATGATGCGGTGAAAAACGAGCCTTCCGCACTTAAAAATGTGGCGCGGCAGGTGGAAGGCCTCTTCGTCAGCATGATGCTGAAAAGCATGCGTTCCGCATTGCCGCAAGAGGGGTTACTGAGCAGCGATCAGACCCGGCTGTACACCAGCATGTATGACCAACAGGTCGCACAGGATCTGTCAGCGAAAGGTCTGGGATTGGCCGACATGATGGTGAAACAGCTCAGCCGCAACGCGAACGAGCCGATTGGCAACGGGGTGGGCACCACGCCGATGCCCGTCAGCAAAGATGATTTTCTGACGTCGTCCGCGTTCCCGCCAGCGCTGATGGGCGAGTTTTTAAAACGCACGAATCAGGACGGTGAACGTTCAACAAAAGCGGCGCCGGAATTGCCGCCGTCTTCGGAAGACTTCACAAACCATCTATCGATGCCTTCCATGATTGCGAGCCTGAAAACCGGCATTCCTCACCACCTGATTATGGCTCAGGCCGCGCTGGAGTCAGGCTGGGGTAAACGCGAAATCACCACCAGTGACGGTAAACCCAGCCACAACCTGTTCGGCGTGAAAGCGGGCAGTAACTGGGATGGAAAAGTCACAGAGATCATGACGACCGAGTTTGAAAACGGTCGGGCTTACAAGGTCAAAGAGAAGTTCCGTGTTTACGACTCGTATCTGGATTCCATCAACGACTACATCTCCCTGCTGACCGACAACGCCCGCTATAAAGGCGTTGTGAATGCGAATAGCGCGGAGTCGGCGGCGTATGAACTGCAAAGGGCAGGCTATGCGACCGATCCGCGTTATGGAGACAAACTGGTGCAAATTATCGGACAGATTAAGAATACGACAGAGAAAGCGGTGAAGGCGTATACACACGACATAAGTAACTTATTTTAA
- the fliE gene encoding flagellar hook-basal body complex protein FliE produces MSIQGIESVVQQLQSVALQSTGSASTAIAAQQSGFADEMKSALGKISEQQITARAQAQKFELGEEGVALNDVMVDLQKASISMQMGIQVRNKLVSAYQEIMNMSV; encoded by the coding sequence ATGTCTATACAGGGAATTGAATCTGTCGTTCAGCAGTTGCAAAGCGTAGCACTTCAGTCAACCGGCAGTGCTTCAACAGCTATTGCGGCACAGCAAAGCGGCTTTGCGGACGAAATGAAATCCGCACTAGGAAAAATCAGCGAACAACAAATCACAGCACGCGCACAGGCTCAGAAATTCGAACTGGGTGAAGAAGGCGTAGCGCTGAATGACGTGATGGTCGACCTGCAAAAAGCGTCAATTTCAATGCAGATGGGTATTCAGGTGAGAAATAAACTGGTGTCCGCTTACCAGGAAATTATGAATATGTCGGTATAA
- the flgL gene encoding flagellar hook-associated protein FlgL, whose protein sequence is MRLSSSMIYQQNMQSITNAYSKFQSASLDLSNGKLVNKPSDDPIASAQAVVLAQSQSTNEQFATARDTATSNLSLESTVLDQVTDVIQNVQTLLVKAASTTYSDSDRQSMKTELQGYKDQLLTLANTTDSNGNYIFAGYKTDTAPFVEDSDGNVSYVGSDSSVSQKVDASRTMTTGDTGTTVFMSLAAGYKTEPDGSDSEINMFNSIDTALTALDIPLDDTGDDTTITDSYVAMFDKANRGMSNSLDNVLTVQASVGSKLNELTTLDSIGDSRDLIYSDRMTSLKGSDVDDMYEMISNVTMQQVALQAAQSTFSSMKGMSLFEMNS, encoded by the coding sequence ATGCGTCTTAGCTCATCGATGATTTACCAGCAGAACATGCAAAGCATTACGAACGCCTACTCCAAATTCCAAAGCGCGTCGTTAGATTTGTCCAATGGAAAGCTGGTCAACAAACCATCGGACGATCCTATCGCTTCGGCGCAGGCCGTTGTGCTGGCGCAATCTCAGTCAACCAACGAACAGTTTGCTACCGCTCGCGATACGGCGACCAGCAACCTGTCTCTGGAATCGACGGTGCTGGATCAGGTCACTGACGTGATTCAAAACGTTCAGACTCTGCTGGTTAAAGCGGCGAGCACGACTTACAGCGACTCCGATCGTCAGTCAATGAAAACTGAACTACAGGGCTACAAAGATCAGCTGTTGACGTTGGCCAATACGACGGACAGTAACGGCAACTACATCTTTGCCGGTTACAAAACCGACACGGCACCCTTCGTCGAAGACAGCGATGGCAACGTCTCCTATGTCGGCAGCGATAGCTCCGTGAGTCAAAAGGTGGATGCCAGCCGTACCATGACGACGGGCGATACCGGTACAACCGTTTTTATGAGCCTGGCGGCGGGCTATAAAACTGAGCCGGACGGTTCTGACAGCGAAATCAACATGTTTAACAGCATCGATACCGCTTTAACAGCGCTGGATATTCCCCTGGACGATACGGGTGATGACACCACGATCACCGATTCTTACGTCGCGATGTTCGACAAGGCCAATCGTGGCATGTCCAACTCTTTGGATAACGTATTGACCGTGCAGGCTTCCGTCGGCAGCAAGTTAAATGAGTTAACGACATTAGACAGCATAGGCGACAGCCGTGACCTGATTTATTCAGACCGTATGACCAGCCTGAAAGGGTCTGATGTCGATGATATGTACGAAATGATTTCCAATGTCACCATGCAGCAGGTGGCGCTACAGGCAGCGCAGAGCACATTCTCGTCGATGAAAGGCATGTCGCTGTTTGAGATGAATAGTTAA
- the fliF gene encoding flagellar basal-body MS-ring/collar protein FliF, with protein sequence MSSAKSSSPAMSVNGFTAVLNRLRANPKVPLLIAAAFAVAVITALVLWAKSPDYRVLYSNLNDRDGGEIVTQLTQMNIPYRFSDNGGALLIPAENVYETRLRLAQLGLPKGGSVGFELLDQEKFGISQFSEQVNYQRALEGELSRTMETLGPVQKARVHLAIPKPSLFVREQKSPSASVTLNLQPGRALDEGQINAIVYMVSSSVAGLPPDNVTVVDQNGRLLTQTDGTGRDLNAAQLKYANEVENRFQRRIEAILGPIVGTGNVHAQVTAQIDFSNREQTDEQYQPNQAPNQAAVRSQQSSQSEQLGGRNVGGVPGALSNQPPVTPAAPIVAPNAGNNANGAQNNANGQQQPNANGANNANGANGANQGGANGGIQSSNNRRDQTINYEVDRTIRHTKQSAGTVQRLSVAVVVNYAPNAEGKSAALSEEQIKQIESLTREAMGFSSERGDTINVVNAPFTESNDIASELPFWQKQAFFDLLISAGKWLFVLIVAWILWRKMVRPQLQLKKKEQQAMAESLSGGQESDADVIVKLSKEEQDLQRKSQQRVNTELQSQRIRDMAENDPRVCALVIRQWMSTEL encoded by the coding sequence ATGAGCTCCGCTAAAAGCAGTTCGCCCGCAATGAGTGTTAACGGATTTACTGCTGTGCTTAACCGGCTGCGTGCTAATCCGAAAGTACCTCTATTAATCGCCGCAGCTTTTGCTGTGGCTGTTATTACAGCACTAGTTCTGTGGGCGAAAAGTCCTGATTATAGAGTGCTTTACAGCAATCTTAACGATCGCGACGGCGGGGAGATCGTCACCCAGCTAACGCAGATGAACATTCCCTATCGATTCAGCGACAATGGCGGGGCTTTACTGATCCCGGCGGAAAATGTTTATGAAACCCGGTTGAGACTCGCACAATTGGGGCTGCCTAAAGGCGGCTCGGTGGGTTTTGAGTTACTTGACCAGGAAAAGTTCGGCATCAGCCAGTTCAGCGAGCAGGTCAACTACCAGCGAGCTTTGGAAGGAGAACTGTCCCGAACGATGGAGACGCTGGGCCCTGTGCAAAAAGCGCGGGTTCATCTGGCGATCCCGAAGCCTTCCTTGTTCGTGCGTGAACAAAAATCGCCTTCTGCATCGGTGACGTTGAATTTACAGCCGGGCCGTGCGCTGGATGAAGGTCAGATCAACGCCATCGTCTATATGGTGTCCAGCAGCGTCGCTGGCCTACCGCCGGACAATGTGACCGTCGTCGACCAGAATGGCCGACTGCTGACGCAAACGGACGGTACGGGTCGTGATCTGAACGCGGCGCAGCTGAAATACGCCAACGAAGTGGAAAACCGCTTCCAACGTCGTATTGAAGCCATCCTGGGGCCGATTGTCGGGACCGGCAACGTCCATGCGCAGGTGACTGCCCAGATCGACTTTTCCAACCGTGAGCAGACGGATGAGCAGTACCAGCCGAACCAGGCTCCGAATCAGGCAGCGGTTCGTTCTCAGCAGTCTAGCCAGAGCGAACAGTTGGGCGGAAGAAACGTCGGCGGCGTACCTGGGGCTTTATCGAATCAGCCTCCTGTCACGCCGGCGGCACCGATTGTGGCACCCAATGCTGGCAATAATGCAAACGGCGCGCAGAACAATGCAAACGGACAACAGCAGCCGAACGCCAACGGCGCCAACAACGCGAACGGTGCAAATGGTGCGAACCAAGGCGGGGCGAACGGCGGCATACAGTCTTCCAACAACCGCCGCGACCAGACCATTAACTATGAGGTCGACCGCACCATTCGTCATACCAAGCAAAGCGCCGGTACCGTACAGCGTCTTTCCGTTGCGGTTGTCGTCAACTACGCGCCTAACGCTGAAGGTAAATCCGCTGCGTTAAGCGAAGAGCAGATCAAGCAGATCGAGTCGCTGACGCGCGAAGCCATGGGCTTCTCAAGTGAGCGCGGAGATACCATCAACGTGGTCAACGCGCCGTTTACGGAATCGAATGATATCGCCAGCGAATTGCCCTTCTGGCAGAAGCAAGCCTTCTTTGATCTGCTGATTAGCGCAGGTAAATGGCTGTTTGTCCTGATTGTGGCCTGGATCCTGTGGCGCAAAATGGTACGCCCGCAGTTGCAGCTCAAGAAGAAAGAGCAGCAAGCCATGGCGGAAAGTTTATCCGGCGGTCAGGAAAGCGATGCTGACGTGATCGTCAAGCTCAGCAAAGAAGAGCAAGACCTGCAGCGTAAATCGCAACAGCGCGTCAATACTGAGCTTCAAAGCCAGCGCATTCGCGATATGGCCGAGAACGATCCTCGCGTGTGCGCCCTGGTAATTCGCCAATGGATGAGTACGGAACTATGA
- the fliD gene encoding flagellar filament capping protein FliD has translation MATTSSTTSSTSASTTSSTTGLITSLGVGSGLDLTGILESLQGVEDQKLTAITNKQTSYESKLTAYGTLQSSLETFSTATQKLNDSSLYATKKTSTNTAFTSTATSSATTGSYAVKVTQLATAQTLATSAQTSKTTQLGDSSLTTRNLTLQVGSGSAVNIALTNAQTTLSGIASAINSAKAGVTASIVQSGDSSYQLTLTSDTTGETSTMSVSSNDSTLNSILGYDSTSSSNGMTQQVAAQNAELTVNGIAIERSSNTVTDVPTEGVTLTLNSVSSSSENLVVSKSVTDAASAITDWVSAYNTLLTSFASLSAYSSVSAGESQSTSNGALVGDSTLSSIKNQLKTIISSAQSSDTFKVLSEMGVSLSTTTDSTTGNVVRGTLIIDNTTLVNALTDNGTEVGKFFMGDGKTTGLATQLVSTVSTYTKSKGLIDNAESGITSIIDKLKTQYTDVQSSIENIMSRYRTQFTKLDVLVQQLNSTGDYLTTAFEQLSNSSSS, from the coding sequence ATGGCTACGACATCTAGCACGACCAGTTCTACTTCAGCGAGTACCACCAGCTCCACCACCGGATTAATTACATCGTTGGGCGTGGGCTCTGGCTTGGATCTGACTGGAATTCTGGAGTCTCTGCAGGGGGTCGAAGACCAGAAACTTACCGCGATCACGAACAAACAAACCAGCTATGAGTCTAAACTCACGGCCTACGGTACGCTGCAGAGCTCGCTGGAAACCTTCTCAACGGCAACGCAGAAGCTGAACGACAGTTCACTTTACGCTACGAAAAAAACCTCAACTAACACCGCGTTTACGAGTACGGCGACGTCCAGCGCCACCACGGGATCTTACGCGGTAAAAGTGACTCAGCTGGCGACGGCTCAGACGTTGGCGACCAGTGCGCAGACGAGCAAAACCACGCAACTGGGCGACAGCAGCCTGACGACGCGCAACCTGACTCTACAGGTCGGTAGCGGTAGTGCGGTTAACATCGCGCTGACCAACGCTCAGACCACGCTTTCCGGCATCGCCAGCGCCATTAACTCCGCCAAGGCAGGCGTCACCGCAAGTATCGTACAGTCTGGTGACAGCAGCTATCAGCTGACGTTGACCTCCGATACGACCGGCGAAACGTCAACGATGAGCGTGAGCTCAAACGACAGCACGTTGAACAGTATTCTGGGATATGACAGCACCTCATCGTCCAACGGGATGACCCAGCAGGTTGCGGCGCAAAACGCCGAACTGACGGTTAACGGCATCGCTATTGAACGTAGCAGTAATACCGTGACCGATGTTCCGACGGAAGGCGTGACGCTGACGTTGAATTCGGTTTCCAGTTCGTCGGAAAACCTGGTGGTGAGCAAAAGCGTTACGGATGCAGCCAGTGCGATCACCGACTGGGTCAGTGCTTATAACACGCTGTTGACTTCGTTCGCATCGTTGAGCGCCTACAGCAGCGTGAGCGCAGGGGAATCTCAGTCTACGAGCAATGGTGCTCTGGTTGGGGACTCAACGCTAAGCAGTATCAAGAATCAGCTGAAAACGATTATCAGCTCAGCGCAAAGCAGCGATACCTTCAAGGTCCTTTCTGAGATGGGGGTGTCGCTGAGTACCACGACGGACTCCACGACCGGAAACGTTGTGCGTGGAACGCTGATCATCGACAACACCACGCTGGTTAATGCGTTGACGGATAACGGTACTGAAGTCGGTAAGTTTTTCATGGGCGACGGCAAAACCACGGGGCTTGCAACACAACTGGTCTCCACCGTATCGACTTATACGAAAAGTAAAGGATTAATCGATAATGCGGAATCAGGTATCACCTCCATTATTGATAAGCTGAAGACACAATATACTGATGTGCAGAGTAGCATCGAGAATATTATGAGCCGCTACAGAACCCAGTTCACCAAGCTGGACGTATTGGTGCAGCAGTTGAACAGCACAGGTGACTACCTGACGACGGCGTTTGAACAGCTAAGTAACAGCTCCAGCAGTTAA
- a CDS encoding flagellar basal body L-ring protein FlgH yields MVMLAVCASLAGCAYFPHKELVEGETTAQPAPPNLVVTNGSIFQTVQPMNYGYQPLFEDRRPRNVGDILTITLQENVSASKSSTANSSRDGAGTLGVTTAPRLLQGLFGNQRTDFDIQGTNDFTGAGGATARNTFTGTITVTVKDVLSNGNLKVVGEKQIAINQGAEFIRFSGIVNPRTITGSNSVVSTQVADARIEYVGKGYINEAQEMGWLQRFFLNVSPF; encoded by the coding sequence ATGGTGATGCTGGCGGTATGCGCTTCACTGGCCGGATGCGCCTATTTCCCGCACAAAGAGCTGGTGGAAGGCGAAACGACGGCACAGCCTGCTCCGCCTAATCTGGTTGTCACCAACGGCTCGATATTTCAGACGGTTCAGCCCATGAACTACGGTTATCAGCCGCTGTTCGAGGACCGTCGTCCCCGTAATGTCGGAGATATTCTGACAATCACCCTGCAGGAAAACGTCAGCGCCAGTAAAAGCTCCACGGCAAATTCGTCCCGCGATGGTGCGGGAACGCTGGGGGTAACGACAGCACCTCGCCTGTTGCAGGGACTGTTTGGCAACCAGCGCACCGACTTCGACATCCAAGGGACAAACGACTTCACCGGCGCTGGCGGCGCCACCGCGAGAAACACCTTTACCGGCACGATTACGGTGACGGTGAAAGACGTGTTGAGCAACGGCAACCTGAAGGTGGTGGGCGAGAAACAGATCGCCATTAACCAGGGGGCGGAGTTCATCCGCTTCTCCGGCATCGTAAATCCAAGAACAATTACCGGGTCGAACTCCGTGGTCTCCACGCAGGTTGCTGACGCCCGGATTGAATACGTCGGCAAAGGCTATATCAATGAAGCCCAGGAAATGGGGTGGCTGCAGCGCTTCTTCCTGAACGTTTCACCATTTTAA
- a CDS encoding flagellar basal body P-ring protein FlgI: MRVRHLIFSFITLSLTLLSSAHAERLRDLVDIQGVRDNPLIGYGLVVGLDGTGDQTTQTPFTTQSLTNMLSQLGITVPSGTNMQLKNVAAVMVTANYPAFARAGQKIDVVVSSLGSAKSLRGGTLLMTPLKGVDNQVYALAQGNMLVGGAGASSGGSQVKVNQLSGGRINGGATIERELPTTFGASNNITLQLKQENFSLAQRISDSINQYNSSGVARPLDGRTVEVTLPSGSSSQVRFLAQIQDININTGEMDAKIIINSRTGSVVMNRNVTLDSCAIAQGSLSVTVNNQQNVNQPNTPLAGGQTVVTQQTQIDVRQEGGALQRVNAGTNLNSVVRALNSLGATPMDLMSIIQAMHSAGCIKADVEII, translated from the coding sequence ATGCGGGTTCGTCACCTTATTTTTTCATTTATCACATTATCACTGACGCTCTTGTCATCAGCACACGCCGAGCGTTTACGTGATTTGGTTGATATTCAAGGCGTACGTGATAACCCGCTGATTGGATACGGCCTGGTTGTCGGTCTTGACGGTACGGGCGACCAAACCACTCAGACGCCTTTTACGACGCAGAGTTTGACCAATATGCTGTCGCAACTGGGGATAACCGTTCCCAGCGGCACCAACATGCAGTTGAAAAACGTCGCGGCGGTGATGGTGACCGCAAACTACCCTGCGTTCGCTCGCGCCGGTCAGAAAATCGACGTTGTCGTTTCATCTTTGGGATCCGCGAAGAGTCTGCGCGGCGGCACGCTGCTGATGACGCCGCTGAAGGGCGTCGATAATCAGGTCTACGCGTTGGCGCAGGGCAACATGCTGGTCGGCGGCGCCGGCGCCTCTTCCGGGGGCAGCCAGGTCAAGGTAAATCAGTTGTCCGGCGGCCGAATCAACGGCGGCGCAACCATTGAGCGCGAGCTGCCTACTACTTTCGGTGCTTCCAATAACATCACGCTGCAGTTGAAGCAGGAAAACTTCAGCCTGGCGCAGCGGATCAGTGACTCCATCAATCAGTACAACAGCTCCGGCGTGGCCAGACCGCTTGATGGACGTACCGTGGAAGTGACGTTGCCCTCAGGTAGCTCATCCCAGGTTCGTTTCCTGGCGCAGATTCAGGATATCAACATTAATACCGGCGAAATGGATGCGAAGATCATCATTAACTCGCGTACCGGCTCGGTGGTGATGAACCGCAACGTGACGCTCGACTCTTGTGCTATCGCGCAGGGCAGTCTGTCTGTGACGGTCAACAATCAGCAAAATGTGAATCAGCCGAACACGCCGCTGGCCGGAGGGCAAACGGTGGTCACCCAGCAGACGCAGATCGATGTGCGTCAGGAAGGGGGCGCACTTCAGCGAGTAAATGCGGGTACCAATTTAAACAGCGTGGTGCGAGCGTTGAACTCATTGGGCGCGACGCCGATGGATCTGATGTCCATTATCCAGGCAATGCATAGTGCAGGCTGCATCAAGGCGGACGTGGAGATCATCTAA
- the fliT gene encoding flagellar protein FliT, translated as MEASQSVLACYQRILELSERMLSLAKKAEWAELIEVEQSYLEVVGRLPVLIEYNNAVSSVEQRKIKQCLDTILNNETLITQLLESRMNELKGLIGQSVRQQSVNAAYHKFADHDSMLPGGGKE; from the coding sequence ATGGAAGCCAGTCAATCAGTTCTTGCCTGTTATCAGCGAATCCTCGAGTTAAGCGAACGTATGCTGTCACTTGCAAAAAAAGCAGAATGGGCGGAATTGATCGAAGTTGAGCAGTCTTATCTTGAAGTGGTTGGACGCCTTCCGGTTTTGATCGAATACAACAATGCAGTTTCCAGCGTTGAACAGCGTAAAATCAAGCAGTGCCTCGATACTATACTGAATAACGAAACGCTGATTACTCAACTCCTTGAGTCGCGCATGAATGAGTTAAAGGGACTCATCGGTCAATCGGTCAGGCAGCAGTCGGTGAATGCCGCCTACCATAAATTCGCCGATCATGATTCCATGTTGCCTGGCGGCGGCAAAGAGTAG
- the fliS gene encoding flagellar export chaperone FliS yields MAMMYGSQAYAQVGLESGVMSASPHKLITMLFDGAISALIRADIFMEQGDTVEKGNAITKAIRIIDSGLLASLDMEKGGEISTNLAQLYDYMIRQLLHANLHNDRALLENITELLRGIADSWKEISPEKNNAAD; encoded by the coding sequence ATGGCAATGATGTATGGCTCGCAGGCTTATGCACAGGTCGGTTTGGAAAGTGGTGTGATGAGCGCCAGCCCGCATAAACTGATTACCATGTTGTTTGATGGCGCCATCAGCGCCCTAATTCGTGCGGATATCTTCATGGAGCAGGGCGACACCGTGGAAAAGGGTAATGCGATTACCAAAGCCATCAGAATTATTGACAGTGGGCTGCTGGCTTCTTTAGATATGGAGAAAGGCGGAGAGATCAGCACGAACCTGGCGCAGCTTTACGACTATATGATCCGCCAGCTGCTTCATGCCAATCTGCATAACGATCGTGCGCTACTTGAGAATATAACGGAGCTACTACGAGGCATTGCCGACTCCTGGAAAGAAATAAGTCCTGAAAAAAATAACGCTGCTGATTGA
- the flgK gene encoding flagellar hook-associated protein FlgK — translation MASSLINIASSGLKAANVALSTSSNNISNAYTDGYSRQSVSLAQNAGTQKPYGTIGNGVNIVSVDRAYDSLVTNQLRAASSNYAGTKVYSEQVSQIDNLLSDSDNSLSTLMSSFFSSIQSLSTNASDASARQTVISSAQSMVNQFSSTDKYLQDMDSSINAALKTSVDQINTYSKQIANLNEKIVQLGSGSSSANALLDQRDQLINELNNYVGVTTTTQDSMVSVSLANGMTLVQGNASYDLVTVTSPDDPSRTEVAYDNAISGPIQLSSTSLESGSVSGLLTFRTETLDSARNQLGQLALTLASSFNAQHKEGVDLDGDVGTDFFSFTQPSVISNTNNKGSAALTATYTDTTAVKASDYTLKYTNGAWGVTRTSDGASVDYTTGTDDSGNTTLSFDGVEVAVSGTASSGDKFTLNTVSEVITNMSMVITDTAKIAAALNDSSTGESDNRNAAALLALQDSNQVNGNATFSEAYASLVSEIGVKTQSADTNSTTQSSIVDQLTEKQQSISGVNLDEEYVDLQRYQQYYTANAKILSTAGNIFDSLLAAISG, via the coding sequence ATGGCCAGTTCATTGATTAACATTGCGTCGTCAGGCCTGAAAGCTGCGAATGTGGCTCTTAGCACTTCGTCCAACAACATCAGTAACGCTTACACTGATGGCTATAGCCGACAGAGCGTGTCTCTGGCGCAAAATGCCGGTACGCAAAAGCCTTACGGCACCATCGGTAATGGCGTAAATATTGTTTCCGTCGACCGGGCCTATGATTCCTTGGTGACCAATCAGCTGCGTGCTGCGTCCAGCAACTATGCGGGTACGAAAGTCTATTCCGAGCAGGTTTCGCAGATCGACAACTTGCTGTCCGACAGCGACAACAGTCTGTCCACGCTAATGTCTTCGTTCTTCTCTTCCATACAGTCGCTCAGCACCAATGCGAGCGATGCCTCTGCGCGTCAGACGGTGATCAGCAGTGCGCAGAGTATGGTGAATCAGTTCAGCAGCACCGATAAATATCTGCAGGATATGGATTCGTCCATCAATGCTGCGTTGAAAACCAGCGTGGATCAGATCAACACCTACTCGAAGCAGATCGCGAATCTGAACGAAAAAATCGTTCAGCTCGGCAGCGGCTCCAGCTCTGCGAACGCACTGCTCGATCAGCGTGACCAGTTGATTAACGAACTGAACAACTATGTCGGCGTCACTACCACCACGCAGGACAGCATGGTCAGCGTGAGCCTGGCTAACGGTATGACCCTGGTACAGGGCAACGCTTCCTATGATTTGGTCACCGTGACGTCTCCAGACGATCCGTCGAGGACGGAAGTGGCTTACGACAACGCTATCAGCGGCCCGATTCAACTAAGTTCAACTTCGCTCGAAAGCGGTAGCGTCAGCGGACTGCTTACATTCCGCACCGAAACGTTGGACTCGGCTCGAAATCAACTGGGACAGCTCGCGCTGACGCTCGCTAGCAGCTTCAACGCCCAACATAAAGAAGGCGTTGATTTGGACGGCGACGTGGGGACGGATTTCTTTAGCTTCACTCAGCCCAGCGTCATCAGCAACACCAATAATAAAGGTAGCGCCGCTTTAACAGCGACATATACCGATACAACGGCGGTCAAGGCCAGCGACTATACGCTGAAGTACACGAACGGAGCGTGGGGCGTCACGCGCACGTCTGACGGTGCCAGCGTCGATTACACGACGGGTACCGATGATAGCGGCAACACGACGCTAAGTTTCGATGGCGTTGAGGTCGCAGTCAGCGGTACCGCTAGTTCCGGCGACAAATTTACGCTGAATACCGTCAGCGAAGTGATCACCAATATGAGCATGGTCATCACTGACACGGCGAAGATCGCCGCCGCGCTTAATGATTCCAGTACCGGTGAGAGCGATAACCGCAACGCGGCTGCGCTGCTGGCGCTGCAAGACAGCAATCAGGTGAACGGCAACGCCACCTTTAGCGAAGCCTATGCCTCGCTGGTCAGTGAAATTGGTGTGAAGACGCAAAGCGCTGATACCAACAGTACAACGCAATCAAGCATCGTGGATCAGTTGACAGAGAAACAGCAGTCTATCTCCGGGGTTAACCTGGATGAAGAGTACGTCGACCTGCAGCGTTATCAGCAGTACTACACGGCAAACGCCAAAATATTGTCCACTGCCGGAAACATTTTCGATTCCCTGCTGGCTGCAATTTCAGGATAA